One region of Erythrolamprus reginae isolate rEryReg1 chromosome 8, rEryReg1.hap1, whole genome shotgun sequence genomic DNA includes:
- the ENDOG gene encoding endonuclease G, mitochondrial, with amino-acid sequence MRRWVCKVAPAGASLLVGLGLGAWGSGRGPGRAEGLLGRLPVVPVAASLPPSLEGSRGGGGGGELAKYGLPGLSQLRSRESYVLCYDPRTRSALWVVERLDGPSLHGASDRAACDFREDDSVHPYHRATNADYRASGFDRGHLAAAANHKWSQKALGDTFYLSNIAPQNPHLNQNAWNKLEKYSRSLTKTHQNVYVCTGPLFLPRMESDGKMYVKYQVIGRNHVAVPTHFFKVLILEKPQGEVELQSYIMPNAPVDETLPLERFLVPIESIERASGLLFVPNIMKKTTRLKAITAGSAA; translated from the exons ATGCGGCGCTGGGTTTGCAAGGTGGCGCCCGCGGGGGCCTCGCTGCTGGTGGGGCTGGGCCTGGGCGCCTGGGGGTCCGGGCGGGGTCCTGGGCGGGCGGAGGGGCTGCTGGGGCGGCTGCCGGTGGTGCCCGTGGCGGCGTCCCTCCCCCCTTCGCTGGAGGGCAGCCGGGGGGGCGGCGGGGGCGGCGAGCTGGCCAAGTACGGGCTGCCGGGCTTGTCGCAACTGCGGAGCCGCGAGTCCTACGTGCTGTGCTACGACCCCCGCACCCGCAGCGCCCTCTGGGTGGTGGAGCGCCTGGACGGGCCCAGCCTGCACGGAGCCTCCGACCGCGCCGCCTGCGACTTCCGCGAAGACGACTCCGTCCACCCCTACCACCGCGCCACCAACGCCGACTACCGCGCCAGCGGCTTCGACCGCGGACACCTggccgccgccgccaaccacaAGTGGAGCCAGAAGGCCCTGGGGGACACGTTCTATCTCAGCAACATCGCCCCGCAG AATCCGCATTTAAATCAAAACGCCTGGAATAAGTTGGAGAAATATTCACGGAGTTTGACAAAGACCCACCAGAACGTTTATGTCTGCACGGGGCCCCTTTTCCTACCCAG GATGGAGTCGGATGGGAAGATGTACGTGAAGTACCAGGTCATCGGGCGAAACCACGTGGCAGTGCCCACCCACTTCTTCAAGGTCCTGATCCTGGAAAAACCCCAGGGGGAGGTGGAGCTGCAGTCCTACATCATGCCCAACGCCCCCGTCGATGAGACCCTCCCACTGGAGCGCTTCCTGGTCCCCATCGAGAGCATCGAAAGGGCCTCGGGACTCCTCTTCGTCCCCAACATTATGAAAAAAACGACCAGGTTGAAAGCCATCACGGCTGGGAGCGCGGCCTGA